Proteins encoded by one window of Cloeon dipterum chromosome 2, ieCloDipt1.1, whole genome shotgun sequence:
- the LOC135936478 gene encoding kinesin-like protein KIF12 isoform X3 has product MGVDSMLQQTPPASRGSRASGLARYAGDATPPRSSGSGSSENLDQSTLTFPASDEDNISVVIRVRPLNEKEVKASDDEVVQFPGNGQLLLEGNLVAQKPRLFSYHAVFGPGATQTDVLHFSGVERLLQLAVEGFSCTVFCYGQTGSGKTHTLTGPPGLFDRKPDPLDQNHGLVFSSFVFLFQLLSQRQDTHFVLKASFLEIYNEKVIDLLNPGSARKPLAVRWSKKSRGFFVENLFTVDCEQLDDLLAVLEEGMRNRSVGAHSMNDHSSRSHTILTVHITSEMSAEDGVFITKQGKINFVDLAGSEMTKKTHSEGKTLEEANNINKSLMVLGYCIASLSDSKKKGGHIPYRDSKLTKLLADSLAGNGVTLMIACVSPAKSNFTETLNTLRYAARAKKIRTKPVIVMDPREALILSLRREVNALQEENDTLRNALQLNASASEPSRSRKTSAEKGSGRRRSVSGPVRGEWSSGVPWPDGVSPDLSKLADLKPEDLAKMAEHFLRENEALRKENSDLFSTREALLRDQELVCRENERLLRKLEDVNSVCCRSPIIPARPTYSADKVQAAQTEAEVWTNPLAHSDSSVYGPKFKEDIISERKSGKPPHRLPDSIQKELDKRRIGVASKS; this is encoded by the exons ATGGGCGTAGACTCGATGCTGCAGCAAACGCCGCCCGCGTCCAGGGGCTCCAGGGCTTCGGGCCTCGCCAGGTACGCCGGCGACGCCACACCGCCGCGCTCCAGCGG ttCTGGATCGTCGGAAAATCTCGACCAAAGCACCCTAACTTTTCCAGCCTCAGATGAGGACAACATCAGCGTCGTCATACG GGTGCGCCCTTTGAACGAGAAGGAGGTGAAAGCGAGCGATGACGAAGTGGTCCAATTCCCTGGAAATGGACAACTGCTG CTCGAGGGCAACTTGGTGGCCCAGAAGCCGCGTCTGTTCTCCTACCACGCGGTTTTCGGCCCTGGCGCCACGCAGACTGACGTTTTGCACTTCTCCGGGGTGGagcggctgctgcagctggCCGTCGAGGGCTTTTCCTGCACCGTCTTCTGCTACGGACAGACCGGCAGCGGCAAGACCCACACGCTCACCGGACCCCCAGGATTG TTTGACCGAAAGCCAGATCCGTTGGACCAGAACCATGGACTGGTCTTCAGCTCGTTCGTCTTTCTGTTCCAACTGCTCAGCCAGAGGCAGGACACGCACTTCGTCCTTAAAGCCTCCTTCCTCGAGATTTACAATGAGAAG GTGATCGATCTGCTGAACCCTGGCTCGGCAAGGAAGCCGCTGGCGGTGCGCTGGTCCAAGAAGAGCAGGGGCTTTTTCGTCGAAAACCTTTTCACCGTCGACTGCGAGCAACTCGATGACCTCTTGGCCGTCCTTGAAGAAG gGATGCGCAACAGGTCTGTGGGCGCCCACAGCATGAACGATCACTCGAGCCGCAGCCACACTATTCTCACCGTGCACATAACTTCAGAG ATGTCGGCGGAGGATGGAGTGTTCATCACGAAGCAGGGCAAAATCAACTTTGTGGACTTGGCTGGCTCCGAGATGACGAAGAAGACGCACAGCGAGGGCAAAACGCTCGAGGAAGCTAATAATATCAACAAGAGCCTTATGGTTttag gCTACTGCATTGCCTCTTTGAGTGACAGCAAAAAGAAGGGTGGCCACATCCCCTACCGAGACAGCAAGCTGACGAAACTGTTGGCCGACAGCCTGGCCGGCAACGGAGTTACGCTCATG ATTGCGTGCGTCTCGCCTGCAAAGTCCAATTTCACGGAGACGCTCAACACGCTGAGGTACGCCGCACGCGCCAAGAAAATCAGAACCAAGCCCGTCATCGTTATG GACCCGAGGGAGGCCTTGATCTTATCCCTGAGGAGGGAGGTGAACGCCCTGCAGGAAGAGAACGACACCCTGAGGAACGCCCTCCAGTTGAACGCCTCGGCCTCCGAACCTTCAAGATCAAGAAAGACCAGCGCTGAAAAAG GTTCAGGGCGCCGAAGGTCGGTGTCAGGGCCGGTGAGGGGCGAGTGGAGCTCAGGCGTGCCCTGGCCGGACGGCGTATCGCCCGATCTGTCCAAGCTGGCCGACCTGAAGCCCGAGGACCTGGCCAAGATGGCCGAGCACTTCCTCAGGGAGAACGAGGCCCTGAGAAAGGAGAACTCGGACTTGTTCAGCACCAGGGAGGCGCTGCTCAGGGACCAGGAGCTCGTCTGCAGGGAGAATGAACGACTGCTGCGCAAACTCGAAGATGTCAACTC ggtCTGCTGCCGGTCGCCAATAATCCCAGCAAGGCCTACTTACTCCGCTGACAAAGTGCAAGCGGCGCAAACAGAGGCCGAGGTCTGGACGAATCCGCTGGCCCACAGCGACAGCTCTGTCTACGGACCTAAATTCAAg GAGGACATAATCAGTGAAAGGAAGTCGGGCAAGCCGCCGCACAGACTTCCTGACTCGATCCAGAAGGAATTGGACAAACGCAGAATTGGAGTGGCTTCAAAAAG ttga
- the LOC135936478 gene encoding kinesin-like protein KIF12 isoform X1 has translation MNKTQRRYQPAAPGRKRRSDSPSKSKSSRTITDSNASLELANFDFNQSSGSSENLDQSTLTFPASDEDNISVVIRVRPLNEKEVKASDDEVVQFPGNGQLLLEGNLVAQKPRLFSYHAVFGPGATQTDVLHFSGVERLLQLAVEGFSCTVFCYGQTGSGKTHTLTGPPGLFDRKPDPLDQNHGLVFSSFVFLFQLLSQRQDTHFVLKASFLEIYNEKVIDLLNPGSARKPLAVRWSKKSRGFFVENLFTVDCEQLDDLLAVLEEGMRNRSVGAHSMNDHSSRSHTILTVHITSEMSAEDGVFITKQGKINFVDLAGSEMTKKTHSEGKTLEEANNINKSLMVLGYCIASLSDSKKKGGHIPYRDSKLTKLLADSLAGNGVTLMIACVSPAKSNFTETLNTLRYAARAKKIRTKPVIVMDPREALILSLRREVNALQEENDTLRNALQLNASASEPSRSRKTSAEKGSGRRRSVSGPVRGEWSSGVPWPDGVSPDLSKLADLKPEDLAKMAEHFLRENEALRKENSDLFSTREALLRDQELVCRENERLLRKLEDVNSVCCRSPIIPARPTYSADKVQAAQTEAEVWTNPLAHSDSSVYGPKFKEDIISERKSGKPPHRLPDSIQKELDKRRIGVASKS, from the exons ATGAACAAGACGCAACGCAGGTACCAGCCGGCCGCGCCGGGCAGAAAAAGGCGCTCTGACTCGCCGTCCAAGAGCAAGTCCAGCAGGACCATTACAGACTCCAACGCATCCCTCGAGCTCGCCAACTTCGATTTCAACCAAAG ttCTGGATCGTCGGAAAATCTCGACCAAAGCACCCTAACTTTTCCAGCCTCAGATGAGGACAACATCAGCGTCGTCATACG GGTGCGCCCTTTGAACGAGAAGGAGGTGAAAGCGAGCGATGACGAAGTGGTCCAATTCCCTGGAAATGGACAACTGCTG CTCGAGGGCAACTTGGTGGCCCAGAAGCCGCGTCTGTTCTCCTACCACGCGGTTTTCGGCCCTGGCGCCACGCAGACTGACGTTTTGCACTTCTCCGGGGTGGagcggctgctgcagctggCCGTCGAGGGCTTTTCCTGCACCGTCTTCTGCTACGGACAGACCGGCAGCGGCAAGACCCACACGCTCACCGGACCCCCAGGATTG TTTGACCGAAAGCCAGATCCGTTGGACCAGAACCATGGACTGGTCTTCAGCTCGTTCGTCTTTCTGTTCCAACTGCTCAGCCAGAGGCAGGACACGCACTTCGTCCTTAAAGCCTCCTTCCTCGAGATTTACAATGAGAAG GTGATCGATCTGCTGAACCCTGGCTCGGCAAGGAAGCCGCTGGCGGTGCGCTGGTCCAAGAAGAGCAGGGGCTTTTTCGTCGAAAACCTTTTCACCGTCGACTGCGAGCAACTCGATGACCTCTTGGCCGTCCTTGAAGAAG gGATGCGCAACAGGTCTGTGGGCGCCCACAGCATGAACGATCACTCGAGCCGCAGCCACACTATTCTCACCGTGCACATAACTTCAGAG ATGTCGGCGGAGGATGGAGTGTTCATCACGAAGCAGGGCAAAATCAACTTTGTGGACTTGGCTGGCTCCGAGATGACGAAGAAGACGCACAGCGAGGGCAAAACGCTCGAGGAAGCTAATAATATCAACAAGAGCCTTATGGTTttag gCTACTGCATTGCCTCTTTGAGTGACAGCAAAAAGAAGGGTGGCCACATCCCCTACCGAGACAGCAAGCTGACGAAACTGTTGGCCGACAGCCTGGCCGGCAACGGAGTTACGCTCATG ATTGCGTGCGTCTCGCCTGCAAAGTCCAATTTCACGGAGACGCTCAACACGCTGAGGTACGCCGCACGCGCCAAGAAAATCAGAACCAAGCCCGTCATCGTTATG GACCCGAGGGAGGCCTTGATCTTATCCCTGAGGAGGGAGGTGAACGCCCTGCAGGAAGAGAACGACACCCTGAGGAACGCCCTCCAGTTGAACGCCTCGGCCTCCGAACCTTCAAGATCAAGAAAGACCAGCGCTGAAAAAG GTTCAGGGCGCCGAAGGTCGGTGTCAGGGCCGGTGAGGGGCGAGTGGAGCTCAGGCGTGCCCTGGCCGGACGGCGTATCGCCCGATCTGTCCAAGCTGGCCGACCTGAAGCCCGAGGACCTGGCCAAGATGGCCGAGCACTTCCTCAGGGAGAACGAGGCCCTGAGAAAGGAGAACTCGGACTTGTTCAGCACCAGGGAGGCGCTGCTCAGGGACCAGGAGCTCGTCTGCAGGGAGAATGAACGACTGCTGCGCAAACTCGAAGATGTCAACTC ggtCTGCTGCCGGTCGCCAATAATCCCAGCAAGGCCTACTTACTCCGCTGACAAAGTGCAAGCGGCGCAAACAGAGGCCGAGGTCTGGACGAATCCGCTGGCCCACAGCGACAGCTCTGTCTACGGACCTAAATTCAAg GAGGACATAATCAGTGAAAGGAAGTCGGGCAAGCCGCCGCACAGACTTCCTGACTCGATCCAGAAGGAATTGGACAAACGCAGAATTGGAGTGGCTTCAAAAAG ttga
- the LOC135936478 gene encoding kinesin-like protein KIF12 isoform X2 gives MNKTQRRYQPAAPGRKRRSDSPSKSKSSRTITDSNASLELANFDFNQSSGSSENLDQSTLTFPASDEDNISVVIRVRPLNEKEVKASDDEVVQFPGNGQLLLEGNLVAQKPRLFSYHAVFGPGATQTDVLHFSGVERLLQLAVEGFSCTVFCYGQTGSGKTHTLTGPPGLFDRKPDPLDQNHGLVFSSFVFLFQLLSQRQDTHFVLKASFLEIYNEKVIDLLNPGSARKPLAVRWSKKSRGFFVENLFTVDCEQLDDLLAVLEEGMRNRSVGAHSMNDHSSRSHTILTVHITSEMSAEDGVFITKQGKINFVDLAGSEMTKKTHSEGKTLEEANNINKSLMVLGYCIASLSDSKKKGGHIPYRDSKLTKLLADSLAGNGVTLMIACVSPAKSNFTETLNTLRYAARAKKIRTKPVIVMDPREALILSLRREVNALQEENDTLRNALQLNASASEPSRSRKTSAEKGRRRSVSGPVRGEWSSGVPWPDGVSPDLSKLADLKPEDLAKMAEHFLRENEALRKENSDLFSTREALLRDQELVCRENERLLRKLEDVNSVCCRSPIIPARPTYSADKVQAAQTEAEVWTNPLAHSDSSVYGPKFKEDIISERKSGKPPHRLPDSIQKELDKRRIGVASKS, from the exons ATGAACAAGACGCAACGCAGGTACCAGCCGGCCGCGCCGGGCAGAAAAAGGCGCTCTGACTCGCCGTCCAAGAGCAAGTCCAGCAGGACCATTACAGACTCCAACGCATCCCTCGAGCTCGCCAACTTCGATTTCAACCAAAG ttCTGGATCGTCGGAAAATCTCGACCAAAGCACCCTAACTTTTCCAGCCTCAGATGAGGACAACATCAGCGTCGTCATACG GGTGCGCCCTTTGAACGAGAAGGAGGTGAAAGCGAGCGATGACGAAGTGGTCCAATTCCCTGGAAATGGACAACTGCTG CTCGAGGGCAACTTGGTGGCCCAGAAGCCGCGTCTGTTCTCCTACCACGCGGTTTTCGGCCCTGGCGCCACGCAGACTGACGTTTTGCACTTCTCCGGGGTGGagcggctgctgcagctggCCGTCGAGGGCTTTTCCTGCACCGTCTTCTGCTACGGACAGACCGGCAGCGGCAAGACCCACACGCTCACCGGACCCCCAGGATTG TTTGACCGAAAGCCAGATCCGTTGGACCAGAACCATGGACTGGTCTTCAGCTCGTTCGTCTTTCTGTTCCAACTGCTCAGCCAGAGGCAGGACACGCACTTCGTCCTTAAAGCCTCCTTCCTCGAGATTTACAATGAGAAG GTGATCGATCTGCTGAACCCTGGCTCGGCAAGGAAGCCGCTGGCGGTGCGCTGGTCCAAGAAGAGCAGGGGCTTTTTCGTCGAAAACCTTTTCACCGTCGACTGCGAGCAACTCGATGACCTCTTGGCCGTCCTTGAAGAAG gGATGCGCAACAGGTCTGTGGGCGCCCACAGCATGAACGATCACTCGAGCCGCAGCCACACTATTCTCACCGTGCACATAACTTCAGAG ATGTCGGCGGAGGATGGAGTGTTCATCACGAAGCAGGGCAAAATCAACTTTGTGGACTTGGCTGGCTCCGAGATGACGAAGAAGACGCACAGCGAGGGCAAAACGCTCGAGGAAGCTAATAATATCAACAAGAGCCTTATGGTTttag gCTACTGCATTGCCTCTTTGAGTGACAGCAAAAAGAAGGGTGGCCACATCCCCTACCGAGACAGCAAGCTGACGAAACTGTTGGCCGACAGCCTGGCCGGCAACGGAGTTACGCTCATG ATTGCGTGCGTCTCGCCTGCAAAGTCCAATTTCACGGAGACGCTCAACACGCTGAGGTACGCCGCACGCGCCAAGAAAATCAGAACCAAGCCCGTCATCGTTATG GACCCGAGGGAGGCCTTGATCTTATCCCTGAGGAGGGAGGTGAACGCCCTGCAGGAAGAGAACGACACCCTGAGGAACGCCCTCCAGTTGAACGCCTCGGCCTCCGAACCTTCAAGATCAAGAAAGACCAGCGCTGAAAAAG GGCGCCGAAGGTCGGTGTCAGGGCCGGTGAGGGGCGAGTGGAGCTCAGGCGTGCCCTGGCCGGACGGCGTATCGCCCGATCTGTCCAAGCTGGCCGACCTGAAGCCCGAGGACCTGGCCAAGATGGCCGAGCACTTCCTCAGGGAGAACGAGGCCCTGAGAAAGGAGAACTCGGACTTGTTCAGCACCAGGGAGGCGCTGCTCAGGGACCAGGAGCTCGTCTGCAGGGAGAATGAACGACTGCTGCGCAAACTCGAAGATGTCAACTC ggtCTGCTGCCGGTCGCCAATAATCCCAGCAAGGCCTACTTACTCCGCTGACAAAGTGCAAGCGGCGCAAACAGAGGCCGAGGTCTGGACGAATCCGCTGGCCCACAGCGACAGCTCTGTCTACGGACCTAAATTCAAg GAGGACATAATCAGTGAAAGGAAGTCGGGCAAGCCGCCGCACAGACTTCCTGACTCGATCCAGAAGGAATTGGACAAACGCAGAATTGGAGTGGCTTCAAAAAG ttga
- the LOC135937424 gene encoding putative leucine-rich repeat-containing protein DDB_G0290503, producing MRTLLTVLTIYSSCADLTKERDDLKEEQKKLNTTMEQDKTLLKNKEEELKDLKEQLVQKNKTIDNLRENLDNATMQMNLKIELNIAVKEDLKNVTEQLDNNKELLEEKEKQLKDLTEQLVQKNETIDNLRENLDNATVQMIQYKELFEIVEEKLKNSTVDKKDLTAKLEDALEELSREKELAKATEGNLENAVAQEKLLLEEKKEKLNNVTIQLNQEKKLVVDLKEKLKNRTEQLDQKNELIDNLRENLNNATVQMSQDKELLKIVEEKLKNSTVEINNLTAKLDNATTQLILKNDLREKLEEKKEELNNVTMQLKQVKELVEGLKENLKNATEQLSQVEALLKEKDEELKDLTEQLDQKNESIDSLRENLENATVQMIQDKELFKIVEEKLKNSTVEINNLTAKLEEKKEELNNVTMQFKQEKELVEVLTAKLENATVEMIQVKEMLIIKDNNNLTNLTEKLNQKIKLLGDMEEELKDLKEQLNQNVKLLEVVEEKLKNSTLQTAQKSALLKDKEKKLKELTAQLSQEKILLDVTQIQVKLKDDSLQFVKKKLENANVQLIREQNLSVKLKNEIAQLTCTSNTKNDSRISSSLLPLFPGSKYYLSKQKLSWHMAGQFCKLFGMELAIIESRDENTALHEFISKNILPSSYYWISGTDLGAEGRFYWSGTGKPIQGFTKFNIGEPNNAGDKEHCLEVEFRSHRYDLYWNDYHCEKKNLFICEMKICDEILNKYPCADLKKELNDLKEKLDIAMVHLSLLKEKLDNATEKIGLDKVLLEEKEEKLSELTAQLNLRNELYIAVQEELKNATEQLGQEEKKEEVKDLMEQKNDLIDNLKEKLDNATTQLIMNNDLIKDLRGKLENAMGQEKVLLKEKEEELNNVTMQLNEEKELVEDLTAKLENATVQMIEDKELFAVMEEKLKNSTVEINHLTAKLDNATTQLILNNDLTKDLTEKLDEKKEELKDLMEQKNDLIDNLKEKLDNATMQITQEKAILTIKDENLMNLTEKLHQKIKHLEVMEEKIKDLTEQSDQKNELIDNLKEKLENATVQMSQDNELVEVIRKNLKDVRAELIHEKYLAVNLKCDISRISHTISECQKELTAIRYKFNQLIYVCQPCPKTTKSDELYDDSSEELFRRSSESLRLPNGIVIKLKGVECAHARTVGYLYYINFVSCFYSLVEPSGTLALLASIPSCKQIRVRSRGRARAARGVQVVSTLP from the exons ATGCGGACTCTTTTAACTGTGCTAACAATTTACAGTTCATGTGCAGACTTAACGAAAGAACGGGATGATTTGAAGGAAGAACAGAAAAAACTGAATACCACGATGGAGCAAGACAAAacgttgttaaaaaataaggagGAAGAACTTAAGGACCTGAAGGAACAATTAgtccagaaaaataaaacgatcgACAACTTGAGGGAAAACCTGGACAATGCAACGATGCAAATGAACCTGAAAATTGAGCTTAATATAGCCGTGAAGGAAGACCTGAAAAACGTGACGGAGCAATTAGACAATAACAAAGAGTTGTtagaagaaaaagagaaacaattGAAGGACCTGACGGAACAATTAGtccagaaaaatgaaacgatTGACAACTTGAGGGAAAACCTGGACAATGCAACGGTGCAAATGATCCAGTACAAAGAGTTGTTCGAAATCGTGgaggaaaagctgaaaaactCAACGGTAGATAAAAAAGACTTGACAGCAAAACTGGAAGACGCACTGGAGGAACTGAGTAGAGAAAAAGAATTGGCAAAAGCCACTGAGGGAAACCTGGAAAACGCGGTGGCTcaggaaaaattgttgttagaagaaaagaaggaaaaactgAATAATGTTACGATACAATTAAACCAGGAAAAGAAATTGGTTGTAGacttgaaggaaaaattaaagaacagGACGGAACAATTAgaccagaaaaatgaattgattgaCAACTTGAGGGAAAACCTGAACAATGCAACGGTGCAAATGAGCCAGGACAAAGAGTTGCTCAAAATCGTGgaggaaaagctgaaaaactCAACGGTAGAAATAAACAACTTGACAGCAAAACTGGACAACGCAACGACCCAATTGATcctgaaaaatgatttgagaGAAAAACTGGAAGAAAAGAAGGAAGAACTGAATAATGTGACGATGCAATTAAAACAGGTAAAGGAATTGGTTGAAGGCTTGAAGGAAAATCTAAAGAACGCGACGGAACAATTAAGCCAAGTCGAAGCgttgttaaaagaaaaagatgaaGAACTGAAGGACCTGACGGAACAATTAGACCAGAAAAATGAATCGATTGACAGCTTGAGGGAAAACCTGGAAAATGCAACGGTGCAAATGATCCAGGACAAAGAGTTGTTCAAAATCGTGgaggaaaagctgaaaaactCAACGGTAGAAATAAACAACTTGACAGCAAAACTGGAAGAAAAGAAGGAAGAACTGAATAATGTGACGATGCAATTCAAACAGGAAAAGGAATTGGTTGAAGTCTTGACGGCAAAACTGGAAAATGCAACGGTGGAAATGATTCAGGTCAAAGAGATGTTAATCATCAAAGATAATAACAACCTGACGAACCTGACTGAGAAATTAAACCAGAAAATTAAGCTTTTGGGAGACATGGAGGAAGAACTGAAGGACTTGAAGGAACAATTAAATCAGAATGTTAAACTTTTGGAAGTCGTGGAGGAAAAACTAAAGAATTCAACGCTACAAACTGCCCAGAAGAGTGCGTTGTTGAAGGacaaggagaaaaaattgaaggagTTGACGGCCCAATTGAgccaggaaaaaatattactagATGTCACGCAGATACAGGTGAAATTGAAAGATGATTCATTGCAGTTCGTGAAGAAAAAACTGGAGAACGCAAATGTTCAATTGATCCGGGAACAAAATTTGTCAGTAAAACTGAAGAACGAAATCGCACAATTAACCTGTACCAGTAATACGAAAA atGATTCAAGAATTTCTTCAAGTTTATTGCCCCTTTTTCCGGGATCAAAATATTACCTGAGCAAACAGAAG TTGAGCTGGCACATGGCTGGAcagttttgcaaattattcGGCATGGAGTTGGCTATCATCGAGTCAAGGGATGAAAATACTGCACTCCATGAATTTATCA gTAAGAATATCCTTCCCTCAAGCTACTATTGGATTTCTGGCACAGATTTGGGCGCAGAAGGGAGGTTTTATTGGTCTGGAACAGGAAAACCTATTCAGGGATTCACTAAATTTAACATCGGAGAGCCAAATAATGCTGGAGATAAGGAGCACTGTCTTGAAGTCGAATTTCGTTCACATCGATATGATCTTTATTGGAATGACTATCattgtgaaaagaaaaacttgtttatttgcgagatgaaaatttgtgatgaaattttaaataagta TCCATGTGCAGACTTGAAGAAAGAACTGAAtgatttgaaggaaaaactcGACATCGCAATGGTGCATTTGAGTCTACTAAAAGAAAAACTGGATAATGCGACAGAGAAAATTGGCCTGGACAAGGTTTTGTTGgaagaaaaggaggaaaaactAAGTGAGTTGACGGCGCAATTGAACCTGAGAAATGAGCTTTACATAGCCGTGCAGGAAGAACTGAAAAACGCAACGGAACAATTAGgccaagaagaaaaaaaggaagaagtGAAGGACCTGATGGAacagaaaaatgatttgattgacaacttgaaagaaaaactaGACAATGCAACGACTCAATTGATCATGAATAATGATTTGATCAAGGACTTGAGAGGAAAACTGGAAAACGCGATGGGTCAGGAAAAAGTGCTGTTAAAAGAAAAGGAGGAAGAACTGAATAATGTGACGATGCAATTAAACGAGGAAAAGGAATTGGTTGAAGACTTGACGGCAAAACTAGAAAATGCAACAGTTCAAATGATCGAGGACAAAGAGTTGTTCGCAGTCATGgaggaaaagctgaaaaactCAACGGTAGAAATAAACCACTTGACGGCAAAACTGGACAACGCAACGACCCAATTGATCCTGAATAATGATTTGACCAAGGACTTGACAGAAAAACTGGACGAAAAGAAGGAAGAACTGAAGGACCTGATGGAacagaaaaatgatttgattgacaacttgaaagaaaaattggacAACGCGACGATGCAAATAACTCaggaaaaagcaattttaacaaTCAAAGACGAAAACCTGATGAACCTGACGGAGAAATTACACCAGAAAATTAAGCATTTGGAAGTcatggaagaaaaaataaaggacCTGACGGAACAATCAgaccagaaaaatgaattgattgaCAACTTgaaggaaaaactggaaaatgcaACGGTGCAAATGAGCCAGGACAACGAATTGGTTGAAGTCATAAGGAAAAACCTGAAAGATGTTAGGGCAGAATTGAtccatgaaaaatatttggcagtTAACCTGAAGTGCGATATCTCACGAATATCGCATACCATCAGTGAATGTCAGAAGGAACTGACAGCTAttcgttataaatttaatcagctaat CTATGTGTGCCAACCTTGTCCCAAAACTACGAAAA gtgATGAACTCTATGATGATTCGTCTGAAGAATTATTCAGACGTTCTTCAGAATCATTGCGTTTGCCCAACGGGATCGTAATAAAACTTAAGGGAGTGGAATGTGCGCATGCACGAACTGTAggatatttatattatattaattttgtttcatgttTTTATTCCTTAGTTGAGCCGTCAGGGACGTTAGCGCTCCTGGCGAGCATCCCATCTTGCAAACAAATCAGGGTTCGAAGTCGAGGTCGAGCAAGGGCCGCCAGGGGGGTGCAAGTGGTCAGCACCCTGCCGTGA